Proteins encoded in a region of the Acetonema longum DSM 6540 genome:
- a CDS encoding phage holin family protein: protein MKKFMIKCLANMLGIYVASYLFPSITISSVQTIFWSGLALGFVRLLLRPILLLVSLPINILTLGLFTLVINTWLVMLTARLIGDFILPSFMIAFATAFIISTANMLAGCLTDD from the coding sequence ATGAAAAAATTTATGATAAAATGCCTTGCCAACATGTTAGGTATCTATGTCGCAAGTTACCTTTTTCCATCCATCACCATTTCCTCCGTACAGACTATATTCTGGTCAGGCCTGGCTCTCGGCTTCGTCAGACTACTGCTGCGACCGATTTTGCTTTTGGTTTCCCTTCCCATTAACATTCTCACTCTAGGCCTATTTACCCTAGTCATCAACACATGGCTGGTCATGCTGACTGCCCGGCTGATCGGCGATTTCATTCTTCCGTCCTTCATGATTGCCTTTGCGACGGCTTTCATCATCTCCACAGCAAACATGCT
- a CDS encoding SHOCT-like domain-containing protein: MQDEKRKVLEMIQNGKITANEGYELLKAMENTEVKPLETGSSNRFLRIRVVSGQHSKVNVNIPLKLLKIASKFADIGMKFIPDDAREEMQKKGIDLSGINFDELVQLIDQGLVDGKLVDVEIEDPHEGPTKVEIYVE, from the coding sequence ATGCAAGACGAAAAACGCAAAGTGCTGGAAATGATCCAGAATGGTAAAATAACGGCCAATGAAGGCTACGAACTGCTAAAGGCGATGGAGAACACAGAAGTAAAGCCGTTAGAAACGGGAAGCAGCAATCGTTTTCTCCGTATCCGAGTAGTCAGTGGTCAACACAGCAAGGTGAATGTGAATATCCCCCTCAAGTTATTAAAAATTGCGAGTAAATTTGCCGATATCGGCATGAAATTTATCCCCGATGATGCTCGCGAGGAAATGCAAAAGAAAGGCATCGACCTCTCCGGCATTAACTTTGATGAGCTTGTACAGTTGATAGATCAAGGTCTGGTGGATGGAAAATTAGTCGATGTAGAAATCGAAGATCCGCACGAAGGTCCTACAAAGGTTGAAATTTATGTTGAATAA
- a CDS encoding DUF2089 domain-containing protein translates to MRHKLLHCCPVCQQEMAITKLECSHCNTKIEGEFEPCKFCRLPSDQMEFLEVFLQCRGNLKDIEKGLGISYPTIRNRLDTVLRNLGYQDTKEEPQVEQSYRQEILESLEKGEITTVEATLRLRKLKK, encoded by the coding sequence GTGCGTCATAAACTTCTTCATTGCTGCCCTGTCTGCCAACAGGAAATGGCCATTACAAAACTAGAATGTTCCCACTGCAATACAAAAATTGAAGGCGAGTTCGAACCATGTAAGTTTTGCCGCCTTCCCAGTGACCAGATGGAATTTCTCGAAGTGTTCCTGCAGTGTCGGGGCAACCTTAAGGATATTGAAAAAGGACTCGGCATCTCTTATCCGACCATTCGCAATCGTTTAGATACCGTTTTACGCAACCTGGGTTATCAAGATACCAAAGAAGAGCCTCAGGTCGAGCAATCCTACCGTCAAGAAATCCTCGAGTCCCTTGAAAAAGGAGAAATTACCACCGTAGAAGCCACATTACGGCTCCGTAAACTGAAAAAATAA
- a CDS encoding YwbE family protein — translation MPHTYRKNITPGTAVKVVQKQHQRTGQLTEGIVKDLLTSSPIHHRGIKVRLTSGIIGRVQQIL, via the coding sequence ATGCCCCATACATACCGCAAGAATATCACTCCTGGGACGGCAGTGAAGGTTGTACAGAAGCAGCACCAGCGCACCGGCCAGCTCACAGAAGGGATTGTAAAGGATCTTCTTACATCCAGTCCCATTCATCACCGGGGGATCAAAGTTCGCCTGACTTCCGGGATTATTGGCCGAGTACAACAAATTCTCTAG
- a CDS encoding LrgB family protein has protein sequence MQDQDIVTLMMISLTLGAYLFSRRLCLRYQSPWLNVVAVSSALVIAILLIFHIPYEMYQPGKDLISILLGPATVCLAVPLYNHRAVVKKHLVLIIGGVCLASALTSLIAMGIVQWLGLPRDVVISIGPKSATAPIAVEVARMNGGDPGLAVAFVVATGTLGAVLGPALLTFLKITNPVIRGLAMGTVSHGQGTAVALLEGEQQGMMAGIGMALSALVTSGFIPIIVPILLSC, from the coding sequence ATGCAGGATCAGGATATCGTTACCCTTATGATGATTTCGCTCACTCTCGGAGCGTATCTGTTTAGCCGCCGCCTCTGCCTGCGTTATCAGAGCCCCTGGCTGAATGTGGTGGCAGTCAGTTCGGCTCTGGTCATTGCCATACTGTTGATCTTTCACATACCCTATGAAATGTATCAGCCGGGAAAAGACCTGATCAGCATCCTGCTGGGACCGGCCACAGTCTGCCTGGCTGTGCCCCTGTATAACCATCGTGCGGTAGTGAAAAAACATCTCGTTTTAATCATTGGCGGTGTATGTCTGGCGTCAGCACTCACTTCCCTGATCGCGATGGGTATCGTGCAATGGCTGGGATTGCCCAGGGATGTGGTCATTTCGATCGGCCCTAAGTCGGCTACGGCGCCGATTGCCGTCGAAGTGGCGAGAATGAACGGCGGGGACCCCGGGTTAGCTGTCGCATTCGTGGTTGCAACCGGTACGCTGGGGGCAGTCCTGGGACCGGCGCTGCTGACCTTCTTAAAAATTACCAATCCTGTCATTCGGGGCTTGGCGATGGGAACTGTTTCGCATGGACAGGGAACGGCCGTCGCTCTGCTGGAAGGTGAACAGCAAGGCATGATGGCCGGGATTGGAATGGCCCTGTCTGCGCTCGTTACGTCAGGTTTCATTCCGATTATAGTACCAATCCTGCTGAGCTGCTGA
- a CDS encoding CidA/LrgA family protein → MTTVLKTVSVMCQLALILLVSLAGDGIARILHLPLPGSVVGMILLFALLHFGIVKVSQIREVAQFLLKHMAFLFVPLAVGFINYWPLFYHDGLVLFSSLILSFLAAFLVFRVTAFLKERGE, encoded by the coding sequence ATGACGACAGTGCTGAAAACGGTATCGGTTATGTGCCAGTTAGCCCTTATTTTACTGGTATCACTGGCGGGTGATGGCATAGCCCGGATCTTACACTTGCCGCTTCCGGGCAGCGTAGTGGGTATGATCCTTCTGTTTGCTTTGCTGCATTTCGGGATTGTAAAAGTATCTCAAATTCGTGAGGTCGCTCAGTTTTTACTTAAGCATATGGCGTTTTTGTTTGTACCGCTTGCCGTGGGTTTTATCAATTACTGGCCGCTTTTTTACCATGACGGGCTGGTATTGTTCAGTTCGCTGATCCTTAGCTTTTTGGCAGCATTTCTGGTATTCCGGGTGACGGCGTTTTTAAAGGAAAGGGGGGAGTGA
- a CDS encoding Sapep family Mn(2+)-dependent dipeptidase, protein MLNFAAEAEKYRQEFVALLDQWIRIPSVYSDAAAPAGMPFGREVAQAMEWFISQGREAGFATKAVDGYAAHVEYGSGGEYVCAFGHCDVVPAGGGWSGDPFRLAKQGDRLIGRGVIDDKGPLLAAFLALKIIRDQGLPLKRRIRIVAGGDEESGFRCIRHYFQREPKPAYGFTPDAKFPVINGEKGGLTLEISGGVADSGLLIRGGEVHNTIPGSVTVMNCSADPAMLEQFVKAENLNLEYIRDENTVRGFRLIGQGGHSSKPEQANNPVEKVFRLLASVGEAGRLKDLVPLFGGDNRDGMLFGLDQQGRCGSLTLVPTILRLEGGRLNLTLSIRYPENTGMAEILEKMRRYFNHHGLAGYSITAGNNKRPHYVEADSSWVKKLYNVYVKHTGDTRHPIRVTSAGTYAAEMGNAVVFGGEFPDGSAGNAHMAGEYGSEAAFIKAIGIYAEALWELGNL, encoded by the coding sequence ATGCTGAATTTCGCAGCGGAGGCGGAAAAGTACCGGCAGGAATTTGTGGCCTTATTGGACCAATGGATCAGGATTCCTTCTGTATATAGCGATGCGGCTGCCCCGGCGGGGATGCCTTTTGGCAGAGAGGTGGCTCAGGCGATGGAATGGTTTATCAGCCAGGGCCGGGAAGCCGGGTTTGCGACAAAAGCGGTGGATGGCTACGCAGCCCATGTCGAATACGGCAGCGGCGGGGAATATGTCTGCGCCTTCGGCCACTGCGACGTGGTTCCGGCGGGGGGAGGGTGGAGCGGCGATCCCTTCAGGCTGGCAAAACAGGGCGACAGGCTGATTGGCCGGGGGGTAATCGATGATAAGGGGCCGCTGCTTGCCGCCTTCCTCGCGCTAAAAATCATACGGGATCAGGGTCTCCCTTTGAAGCGGAGAATCAGGATTGTCGCCGGGGGAGACGAGGAAAGCGGATTTCGCTGCATCCGGCATTATTTTCAAAGAGAACCCAAGCCGGCGTACGGGTTTACCCCCGATGCCAAATTTCCCGTCATCAACGGCGAGAAAGGCGGCCTAACGCTGGAGATCAGCGGCGGCGTGGCGGACAGCGGGCTGCTGATACGGGGCGGGGAAGTGCATAATACAATCCCCGGCTCTGTCACTGTTATGAACTGTTCGGCTGATCCAGCGATGCTGGAACAGTTTGTAAAAGCGGAAAATCTGAATCTGGAGTATATTCGTGATGAAAACACCGTTAGAGGTTTTCGGCTCATCGGCCAGGGCGGGCATTCCTCCAAGCCGGAACAGGCGAACAACCCCGTCGAAAAGGTGTTCAGGCTCCTGGCGTCAGTGGGTGAGGCGGGCCGGCTGAAGGATCTGGTCCCGCTATTCGGCGGGGATAATCGGGACGGCATGCTGTTTGGCCTCGACCAACAGGGGCGGTGTGGGAGCCTTACGCTGGTTCCGACGATCCTTCGGCTGGAAGGCGGCAGGCTGAATCTGACGCTCAGCATTCGCTACCCGGAAAATACCGGCATGGCAGAAATCCTGGAAAAAATGCGGCGGTATTTCAACCATCACGGGCTTGCCGGCTACAGCATAACCGCCGGCAACAATAAAAGGCCTCATTATGTCGAGGCGGATTCGTCATGGGTCAAAAAACTCTATAACGTTTATGTGAAGCATACCGGTGACACCCGGCATCCGATACGGGTCACCAGTGCGGGCACCTACGCGGCGGAAATGGGGAATGCGGTGGTATTCGGCGGAGAATTCCCCGACGGTTCCGCGGGCAACGCGCACATGGCCGGTGAATACGGCAGCGAGGCGGCTTTTATCAAAGCCATCGGCATTTATGCCGAGGCGTTATGGGAGTTGGGGAACCTTTGA
- a CDS encoding BglG family transcription antiterminator: MISRKHAMIIQYLTDKDTYVTADELSLRLEVSVRTIKRYVQDLNYFLYEYGVEIASVKGVGYKLQGPAKELRRIGEEAAKYFEGPLDDSSEGRISKIICALLDRSYTSAEELSDMLNLSIASVNKCMASVKRILREYDLRLAAKPFYGSKIVGEELQLRALMLHYAVKSDGDRLEVKLDTISEQEIKTIEEIITEALIARSIILADKDFNELLARILISVARVRKNGGLEKSKFQEDYRLHNYYLIQDILTRIGRKLAVPMDENEALYVSSSSGIVLYDYNTRMKLTADTQDTINRFVEEALTEVSLATGLDFRGDVNFINALTMHLRISINRFKAGINAKNPLLKQIKAQFPMETSLAALVAKKLQEEFAVVLDEDELGFITMHFGAAVERKKSASGKKVCIICHYGIGTSQLLAEKLKQRISDIHIVGTYPARYLDIALKADIDLIVSTIKLDQKDVKVPVLYIENVFSDEIVNEFHQVFQEQEERKKIFRTVFHREAFVRIAAETPEEAIRNLGRAMQAKGLINEEIITMVLERETMSSTDIGNLVAIPHTISEGACPSVIGVGVLEKPILWRKEEVQLIFMVCFNRKESHNFPLFKHLYSFIRDEGNVRRVIKTFGFEKLLELLDVK, translated from the coding sequence ATGATCAGCAGGAAACATGCGATGATTATTCAGTATCTTACCGATAAAGACACCTATGTTACGGCGGATGAGCTAAGCCTGCGCCTGGAAGTTTCCGTTCGGACCATCAAGCGATATGTCCAGGATCTGAATTACTTTCTTTATGAGTACGGCGTGGAGATCGCTTCCGTCAAAGGGGTCGGGTATAAACTGCAGGGGCCGGCGAAGGAGCTTCGGCGGATTGGCGAAGAGGCTGCAAAGTACTTTGAAGGTCCCCTGGATGATTCATCCGAGGGGAGAATCAGCAAAATTATCTGCGCCCTTTTGGATCGAAGCTATACCAGCGCCGAAGAGCTCAGCGACATGCTGAACCTGAGCATAGCGAGCGTCAATAAGTGCATGGCCAGTGTGAAACGCATTCTGCGGGAATATGATTTGCGGCTGGCAGCGAAGCCGTTTTACGGGAGCAAAATCGTCGGCGAAGAACTGCAATTGCGGGCGCTGATGCTGCATTACGCCGTCAAAAGCGACGGAGACCGCCTGGAAGTAAAACTGGACACCATTTCTGAACAAGAGATCAAAACAATCGAAGAAATCATTACGGAAGCGTTGATTGCGCGCAGCATCATTCTTGCCGATAAAGACTTCAATGAGCTGCTGGCCAGAATTCTTATCTCCGTGGCCAGGGTGCGAAAAAACGGCGGTCTTGAAAAAAGCAAGTTTCAAGAGGACTACCGACTCCATAACTATTATCTTATTCAGGACATCCTGACCCGGATCGGCAGAAAGCTCGCCGTGCCGATGGATGAAAACGAGGCGCTGTATGTGTCCTCCAGCAGCGGCATCGTCCTTTATGACTATAATACCCGGATGAAACTGACGGCGGATACGCAGGATACGATCAACCGGTTCGTCGAGGAAGCCCTTACGGAAGTGAGCCTGGCCACGGGTCTCGACTTTCGCGGCGATGTCAATTTCATCAATGCCCTGACAATGCATCTGAGGATTTCCATCAACCGGTTCAAAGCCGGCATCAATGCGAAGAACCCGCTGCTGAAACAAATCAAGGCCCAGTTTCCCATGGAAACCAGCCTTGCCGCCCTTGTGGCGAAAAAACTGCAGGAAGAGTTTGCCGTTGTTTTGGACGAGGATGAGCTGGGCTTTATCACCATGCACTTTGGCGCCGCCGTCGAACGAAAAAAGAGTGCAAGCGGCAAGAAAGTCTGCATCATCTGCCACTATGGCATCGGTACATCCCAGCTTCTGGCGGAAAAGCTGAAGCAAAGGATCAGCGACATTCATATCGTCGGAACCTATCCGGCAAGATATCTGGATATCGCGCTGAAAGCCGATATTGATCTCATTGTTTCCACGATAAAGCTGGACCAAAAAGATGTAAAGGTGCCGGTGCTGTACATCGAAAATGTATTCTCTGACGAAATTGTGAACGAATTTCACCAGGTTTTTCAGGAGCAGGAAGAAAGGAAAAAAATATTCAGAACAGTCTTTCACCGCGAGGCCTTCGTCCGGATTGCGGCGGAAACGCCGGAAGAAGCCATACGGAACCTCGGCCGGGCGATGCAGGCAAAAGGTTTGATCAACGAGGAAATCATCACTATGGTGCTGGAGCGGGAGACCATGTCGTCCACCGATATTGGCAACCTGGTTGCCATTCCCCATACGATTTCCGAAGGGGCCTGCCCATCGGTCATCGGGGTAGGGGTGCTGGAAAAACCCATCCTTTGGCGTAAAGAAGAGGTCCAGCTGATTTTCATGGTATGTTTCAACCGCAAAGAGAGCCATAACTTCCCGCTGTTCAAGCACCTGTACAGTTTTATCAGGGATGAAGGCAATGTCAGGCGGGTGATCAAAACGTTCGGTTTTGAAAAGCTGCTGGAGCTATTAGACGTAAAGTAG
- a CDS encoding PTS sugar transporter subunit IIA encodes MSEVFTKQHVKIDVDLPDKEAYLRYIAKLALKLGIGKEEQGVYEGLLQREKEFSTDLGCGIAIPHTKSDYIARPAVLVLKPQKKLAWGDDKDGEDVQMIISLLSLNEQGGDSHLNLLASLARKLVDEEFKQALLAARNEEEIFRMVEQALLS; translated from the coding sequence ATGAGCGAAGTGTTTACAAAACAACATGTAAAAATAGATGTGGATTTACCGGATAAAGAAGCTTATTTACGATATATTGCCAAACTCGCCCTCAAGCTCGGGATTGGCAAGGAGGAGCAGGGCGTCTATGAGGGCTTGCTGCAGCGGGAAAAGGAATTCTCAACGGATTTGGGCTGCGGCATCGCGATCCCGCACACTAAATCCGACTATATTGCCAGACCGGCGGTACTGGTGCTGAAACCGCAGAAAAAACTTGCCTGGGGGGATGATAAAGACGGCGAGGATGTCCAAATGATTATCAGTCTTTTAAGTTTGAATGAACAGGGGGGAGACAGCCATCTCAATCTGCTGGCCAGCCTGGCAAGAAAGCTTGTCGACGAGGAGTTCAAGCAAGCGTTGCTGGCCGCCCGCAATGAGGAAGAAATTTTCCGGATGGTGGAGCAGGCTCTACTCAGCTAA
- a CDS encoding PTS fructose transporter subunit IIB — translation MAKKLIALCACPMGLAHTFMAAEAIRKTAVAMGYEVKVETQGADGIKNELTAADIREADIIIHAVGVTPQGLERFEGLAVYEVGLQDIIKNPQDILKEIEADLEQ, via the coding sequence ATGGCAAAGAAATTAATCGCGTTATGCGCATGCCCGATGGGACTGGCGCACACGTTCATGGCGGCGGAGGCCATCCGAAAAACGGCTGTGGCAATGGGATACGAGGTGAAGGTTGAGACCCAGGGGGCCGACGGAATCAAGAATGAATTGACGGCTGCGGACATTCGTGAAGCAGATATCATCATTCACGCTGTCGGCGTCACACCGCAGGGACTCGAAAGGTTTGAGGGCCTTGCCGTCTACGAAGTGGGCCTTCAAGACATTATTAAAAATCCGCAGGATATCCTCAAGGAAATTGAAGCGGACCTGGAGCAATAA
- a CDS encoding PTS fructose transporter subunit IIC: protein MAFQKKIIGTSSAGTTNNNAAVETSAKTSGWAEFSKHIMTGISYMIPMLIMGGLIGAISQVVPYGILNVDPSMSILDAINSGKYTGGSFTMLQIASIMESFGFTLFGFAIPIFTAFTANSIGGRTALAAGFIGGYIAIKPVAVLSLTDGKWAAQAPVASGFLGAILIAFMIGYFVKWLNEKINMPHKWLAFKTTFLIPLIAALACLVLMVFLITPFGGWVNNLIKDVLQAAGSAGQFAYALVLSAATAFDLGGPVNKAAGFVALGFTTERILPITARCLAIVIPSFGLGLSTLIDKKLVGRRVYDKQFYQLGQTAIFLGFMGISEGSIPFALERPAFCIPLYVSGAILGAMSAVAMGAVQWFPESAIWAWPLVKGIVPYILGLIIGSTFIAVVNVFYRNRLIKEGRLVVNE, encoded by the coding sequence ATGGCATTTCAGAAAAAGATCATCGGCACATCGTCAGCAGGTACAACCAATAATAATGCTGCGGTTGAAACATCCGCCAAAACCTCTGGCTGGGCCGAATTCAGCAAGCATATCATGACCGGGATTTCCTATATGATCCCGATGCTGATCATGGGCGGCTTAATTGGCGCCATTTCCCAGGTGGTTCCCTACGGAATCTTAAATGTCGATCCTTCGATGTCCATATTGGATGCCATTAATTCCGGCAAATATACCGGCGGCAGCTTTACCATGCTGCAGATTGCCAGCATCATGGAGAGCTTCGGCTTTACGCTATTTGGGTTTGCGATTCCCATCTTTACAGCCTTTACCGCCAATTCCATCGGTGGCAGGACCGCGCTGGCGGCCGGCTTCATCGGCGGCTATATCGCGATAAAACCGGTAGCAGTTCTGAGCCTGACGGACGGAAAGTGGGCTGCCCAGGCGCCGGTAGCATCCGGCTTCCTGGGAGCGATCCTCATCGCCTTTATGATCGGTTATTTCGTCAAGTGGCTGAATGAGAAGATCAATATGCCGCATAAATGGCTGGCTTTTAAAACGACCTTTTTGATTCCGCTGATTGCGGCGCTGGCCTGCCTGGTCCTCATGGTTTTCCTGATTACGCCGTTCGGCGGCTGGGTAAACAATTTGATCAAAGATGTGCTGCAAGCGGCGGGAAGCGCGGGACAGTTCGCCTATGCCCTGGTGCTGTCGGCGGCAACCGCTTTTGACCTGGGCGGCCCGGTGAATAAAGCCGCCGGTTTCGTGGCTCTTGGCTTTACCACCGAACGGATTCTGCCCATTACGGCAAGATGCCTGGCGATCGTGATCCCTTCCTTCGGCTTGGGTCTGAGCACATTGATCGATAAAAAATTAGTAGGACGCCGCGTATATGACAAGCAATTTTATCAGCTGGGCCAAACCGCCATCTTTTTAGGCTTTATGGGAATTTCGGAAGGCTCGATCCCTTTTGCGCTGGAAAGACCCGCTTTTTGCATCCCGCTCTATGTGAGCGGCGCCATTTTGGGGGCGATGTCGGCGGTGGCCATGGGGGCCGTGCAGTGGTTCCCCGAATCGGCGATTTGGGCCTGGCCATTGGTAAAGGGGATTGTCCCGTATATCCTGGGGCTTATTATCGGCTCCACCTTCATCGCGGTGGTGAATGTTTTCTACCGGAATAGGCTGATCAAAGAAGGCCGTCTTGTTGTGAATGAGTAA
- a CDS encoding M24 family metallopeptidase, giving the protein MNFRRRIEAIRDLIAGKGLDGAFISSPQNKYYLGGLFSSSGYIVITRESQYLMVDSRYFVEAKAKTDLFQAVLLSVDHSVEHRLNSIIAAEGLATIGFEGKELSYDAVRSLQEGVNCDLFSLDLGKIRAVKEPEEIEAIQQACAIADAAFRHILGYVREGMSEKAVENELLRFMRAQGGQKESFDSIVASGVRGALPHGKASDKPICRGELVTLDFGAKYNYYCSDITRTFALGKCPAELAGVYEVVRAAGDAAMRMAKPGVALGELDYAARKLIGESGYGQYFGHNLGHGLGLQVHEYPAVALESGELLREGMVITIEPGIYIPDAGGVRIEDDILIIGDGCRSLTHSARELITV; this is encoded by the coding sequence ATGAATTTTCGCAGGAGAATCGAGGCAATCAGGGATCTTATCGCCGGCAAGGGGCTGGATGGCGCCTTCATCAGCAGCCCGCAAAACAAGTATTATCTTGGCGGGCTGTTCAGCAGCTCCGGCTATATCGTCATAACCCGCGAGAGCCAATATCTTATGGTAGACTCCCGCTATTTCGTGGAGGCAAAAGCTAAAACCGATCTGTTCCAGGCGGTGTTGCTCTCCGTTGACCATAGCGTTGAGCATCGGTTGAATTCGATCATCGCCGCCGAAGGACTGGCGACGATCGGGTTCGAGGGAAAGGAGCTTTCCTATGACGCTGTCCGGTCTCTTCAAGAGGGCGTGAATTGCGATTTATTTTCGCTCGATCTGGGCAAGATCAGGGCGGTAAAAGAACCTGAGGAAATAGAGGCCATCCAGCAAGCCTGCGCCATTGCCGACGCGGCTTTTCGACATATTCTCGGGTACGTCCGGGAGGGCATGAGCGAAAAAGCCGTGGAAAACGAGCTGCTGCGGTTTATGCGAGCACAGGGGGGCCAAAAGGAATCCTTCGACAGCATTGTGGCCTCAGGCGTCCGCGGCGCGCTGCCGCACGGGAAAGCCAGCGATAAGCCCATCTGCAGAGGGGAGCTCGTCACGCTGGATTTTGGCGCAAAATATAATTATTACTGCTCCGATATTACCAGGACCTTTGCCCTGGGAAAATGTCCGGCGGAACTTGCCGGGGTTTATGAGGTGGTAAGGGCTGCGGGCGATGCGGCGATGCGGATGGCCAAACCCGGCGTTGCCCTGGGGGAATTAGATTACGCGGCGCGCAAGCTCATTGGCGAAAGCGGCTATGGGCAGTATTTCGGCCATAATCTGGGCCATGGCCTTGGCCTTCAGGTCCACGAGTATCCGGCGGTCGCGCTGGAAAGCGGCGAGCTTTTGCGGGAAGGCATGGTGATCACCATCGAGCCGGGGATCTATATCCCGGATGCAGGCGGCGTACGGATCGAGGATGATATTCTGATCATCGGCGACGGGTGCCGTTCCCTGACCCATAGCGCCAGGGAGCTAATCACGGTATAG